The Sporomusa termitida genome has a window encoding:
- a CDS encoding ABC transporter substrate-binding protein: protein MSQHSNRITFGMIGLLLVVSILFLLKGQAQPADNQAPARYQVTDSAGRQVEIPRRPQRVIVLNASNLELFYAVGGTVVGRPTTEALPEAVKAAVRQVPAIGITPNPNIEQIVALRPDLILGVNMPFHHNLIPVLNKAGIPILLQALENYQQIIDTLHFYGELTGQPEQAAAVIAGIEARYETVVKNTKNHPAPKVVIVWGSPESFHMATARSFTGDLVKRLGAVNVADAGDHSGGQMGYVPLSMEYVAKQNPDKIFLITHSPDEKTNGKIRNDLVNHPAWRGLKAVATNQVHLLPYNLFAVNPGTQVGEALTVLAGFLYPEVTQP from the coding sequence ATGAGTCAACACAGCAATAGAATAACGTTCGGCATGATTGGTTTATTATTGGTGGTCAGCATCCTGTTTTTATTAAAAGGCCAGGCACAGCCTGCGGATAATCAGGCACCGGCCCGCTACCAGGTAACCGACAGTGCCGGCCGACAAGTGGAAATACCCCGCCGGCCCCAGCGGGTGATTGTTTTAAATGCATCAAACCTGGAACTGTTTTATGCTGTCGGCGGGACTGTGGTTGGACGTCCCACGACTGAGGCGCTGCCTGAGGCTGTTAAGGCTGCTGTTCGGCAGGTGCCGGCAATTGGTATTACTCCCAATCCCAATATTGAACAAATTGTGGCTCTCAGGCCGGATTTGATTCTGGGAGTAAATATGCCTTTTCATCACAACCTGATCCCGGTGCTGAATAAGGCCGGTATTCCCATCCTGCTGCAGGCCCTGGAAAATTATCAGCAGATTATCGATACATTGCATTTTTATGGTGAATTAACAGGTCAGCCGGAACAGGCTGCTGCTGTCATTGCCGGGATTGAAGCCCGTTATGAGACGGTTGTCAAGAATACTAAAAACCATCCGGCCCCTAAGGTTGTGATCGTGTGGGGGTCGCCGGAAAGTTTCCATATGGCAACCGCCCGCAGTTTTACCGGTGATCTGGTTAAAAGGCTGGGCGCAGTCAATGTGGCCGATGCAGGGGACCATAGTGGCGGACAGATGGGCTATGTGCCGTTAAGTATGGAGTATGTGGCCAAGCAAAATCCGGATAAGATTTTTTTGATAACCCATAGCCCGGACGAAAAAACCAATGGTAAAATCCGGAACGATCTGGTAAACCATCCTGCCTGGCGGGGGTTAAAGGCAGTAGCAACCAACCAGGTCCACTTGCTGCCCTATAACCTGTTTGCCGTAAATCCCGGTACTCAGGTGGGCGAGGCGCTGACCGTGCTGGCCGGTTTCTTATATCCGGAGGTGACTCAACCGTGA
- a CDS encoding ABC transporter substrate-binding protein — protein sequence MHPPVNGSGRLNTAAMNECRCPKCNRLLFKGQVKYVEIQCPKCNLVQTIKKGRSLRLVALNPSNVDLYYAAGGQLVGRPNTAALPPDLMEKIKDVPVVGETPCPDIEQIIALKPDLVLATDIHLRQPILSTLKQAGIPVYLQRLDNFQHISQTLRFYGELTDHPSQASRVIERLDSRLQQAQAKSKNRPSPRVLIIWGSPEKFYMALPNSFIGDLIRRLNAVNVAAAMSSEDLQYLPLNLEFAARSRPDLILLISHSYEAKVSDKIRNELLVHPSWQTLSAVQQKQVYQLPYQLFAVNPASRADEAIDYLSNLFYPESGH from the coding sequence ATGCATCCCCCAGTTAACGGCAGTGGCAGGTTAAATACGGCAGCTATGAACGAGTGCCGTTGTCCCAAGTGCAACAGGCTGCTTTTCAAAGGCCAGGTCAAATATGTGGAAATCCAGTGCCCCAAATGCAACCTGGTACAGACAATCAAAAAAGGGAGGTCGTTGCGGCTGGTTGCGCTCAACCCTTCTAATGTTGATTTATATTACGCTGCCGGCGGACAATTGGTCGGCCGCCCTAATACGGCAGCCCTGCCACCGGACTTAATGGAAAAAATCAAGGATGTCCCGGTGGTGGGTGAGACACCCTGCCCGGATATTGAGCAGATTATCGCTTTAAAACCCGACCTCGTATTGGCAACAGACATTCATCTGCGCCAGCCGATTCTCTCGACTTTGAAACAAGCCGGCATTCCGGTCTATCTGCAGCGGCTGGACAATTTCCAGCATATCAGTCAGACTTTACGCTTTTACGGCGAACTGACGGATCACCCCAGCCAGGCCAGCCGGGTTATTGAACGGTTAGACAGCAGATTACAGCAAGCCCAGGCCAAAAGTAAAAACAGGCCTTCACCCCGGGTCCTGATTATCTGGGGCTCGCCGGAAAAATTCTATATGGCCTTGCCCAACAGCTTTATCGGTGATCTCATCCGCCGGCTCAATGCCGTCAATGTGGCCGCAGCCATGAGCAGCGAGGACCTGCAGTATCTGCCCCTGAACCTGGAATTCGCGGCCCGGTCCAGGCCGGACCTGATTCTCCTGATCAGCCACAGCTATGAAGCCAAAGTCAGCGATAAAATCCGCAATGAGCTGCTGGTACACCCCTCCTGGCAAACACTCAGTGCGGTGCAGCAAAAACAGGTATACCAGCTGCCTTACCAGTTGTTCGCCGTCAACCCGGCCAGCCGGGCGGATGAAGCCATCGATTACCTGTCCAATCTGTTTTATCCCGAGTCCGGACACTAA
- a CDS encoding FecCD family ABC transporter permease yields the protein MRELTTDPRAGRRTAISISGLAALVAALLIGIRVGAVPVSMGDIWHVFSAPAGNEAYQIIYNIRVPRVLTGALTGINLALAGCILQGVLRNPLADPGIIGVSAGAGLAAMAVMILWPGLTALVPAVAFAGALMAAGIVFMLSWDRGVQPLRLILAGVALAAFFGGGMSGLMVFHSDKVQGAVNWLAGGFQGRSWDHVSMILPYSCIGIVGALLSYRYLNALQLGDDIAKGLGIKVETARFSLVALAALLAASAVSVAGLLGFVGLIIPHITRMLVGSDFEYLLPCAAVLGATLVVAADTVARTVFSPVEVPVGIFMAFLGAPFFIFLLQRGMRR from the coding sequence GTGAGGGAATTAACCACAGATCCCCGGGCCGGCCGGCGGACGGCTATCAGTATTTCAGGCCTGGCAGCGTTGGTGGCGGCCCTGTTAATCGGGATCAGGGTGGGGGCTGTGCCTGTCAGTATGGGCGATATCTGGCATGTGTTCAGTGCCCCGGCCGGTAACGAGGCTTACCAGATTATTTATAACATCCGGGTGCCGCGGGTGCTTACCGGTGCCTTGACCGGGATCAACCTGGCGCTGGCCGGCTGTATCCTGCAGGGGGTATTGCGCAACCCGCTGGCTGATCCCGGCATTATCGGTGTATCGGCCGGAGCCGGTCTGGCCGCGATGGCGGTAATGATTTTATGGCCCGGGTTGACGGCATTGGTGCCGGCCGTTGCTTTTGCCGGCGCGCTGATGGCTGCCGGTATCGTGTTTATGTTATCCTGGGACCGGGGCGTACAGCCATTGCGGCTGATCCTGGCCGGCGTGGCCCTGGCAGCATTTTTTGGCGGCGGCATGAGTGGGCTTATGGTTTTTCATTCTGACAAAGTACAGGGGGCCGTCAATTGGCTGGCCGGGGGTTTCCAGGGGCGAAGCTGGGATCATGTCAGCATGATCCTGCCTTACAGTTGTATCGGCATAGTGGGGGCGCTGCTGTCTTACCGGTATCTGAATGCGCTGCAATTGGGGGACGATATCGCGAAAGGACTGGGCATTAAGGTGGAAACTGCGCGGTTTTCCCTGGTTGCGCTGGCGGCCCTGCTGGCGGCTTCGGCTGTTAGTGTGGCCGGTCTGCTGGGCTTCGTCGGGCTGATCATTCCTCATATAACCCGGATGCTGGTCGGCTCGGATTTTGAATACCTGCTGCCCTGTGCGGCGGTACTGGGGGCTACGCTGGTGGTAGCCGCCGATACGGTAGCCCGCACGGTATTCAGCCCGGTGGAAGTACCGGTGGGAATTTTTATGGCGTTCCTGGGGGCTCCGTTTTTTATTTTTCTACTGCAAAGGGGGATGCGGCGATGA
- a CDS encoding energy transducer TonB produces the protein MTYQPCWYKAVSLSCAVHLVFILLLVMVMGQLDRPLALPERYLTVELTEIAGCTYADSVPAPAAVSPVSPQLDQPQPSAARPAADPAAAPAPAAGAEIAAVTATAGTAGSGEGPAPQTAAAVAGPAAPAARTAGGRELDSIINGFLSQIEKYKEYPYIARRRGQEGTVTVAVRLSAAGELAGAQVVRSSGIAALDEAALTLVRKVCPFAHNAGRSIAMNIPIAYQIE, from the coding sequence GTGACCTATCAGCCATGCTGGTACAAAGCAGTCAGTCTTTCCTGTGCTGTCCATCTGGTTTTCATTTTGCTGCTGGTAATGGTTATGGGGCAGTTAGACCGGCCGTTAGCATTGCCTGAACGGTACCTTACTGTTGAACTTACTGAAATAGCCGGCTGTACCTATGCTGACAGTGTACCGGCACCGGCGGCTGTTTCCCCGGTGAGTCCTCAGCTTGATCAGCCACAGCCAAGTGCGGCCCGCCCGGCGGCCGACCCCGCCGCTGCGCCGGCGCCGGCTGCCGGGGCAGAGATAGCTGCGGTAACCGCAACCGCCGGGACTGCCGGCAGCGGCGAAGGGCCGGCCCCTCAGACTGCTGCCGCTGTTGCGGGACCGGCGGCTCCGGCAGCCAGGACGGCGGGCGGCAGGGAGCTTGACAGCATTATTAACGGCTTCCTGTCGCAAATTGAAAAATATAAAGAATACCCGTATATTGCCAGGCGCCGGGGACAGGAAGGGACCGTTACGGTGGCAGTTCGCCTGAGTGCGGCCGGTGAACTGGCCGGAGCGCAGGTGGTGCGTTCCTCCGGGATCGCGGCTCTGGACGAGGCGGCTTTGACACTGGTACGTAAGGTTTGCCCTTTTGCGCATAACGCCGGCCGCAGCATTGCGATGAACATCCCGATCGCTTATCAGATTGAGTAA
- a CDS encoding Com family DNA-binding transcriptional regulator: protein MEVKPKNLRQTKSKLPEVRCFQCNKLLFLGIAENVEIKCSRCGTVQCIGSCRQEAKVHISSW from the coding sequence ATGGAAGTCAAACCCAAAAATCTGCGGCAGACAAAATCAAAATTGCCGGAAGTGCGTTGTTTTCAGTGCAATAAGTTATTGTTCCTTGGCATTGCTGAGAATGTCGAGATCAAGTGCTCCCGTTGCGGGACTGTTCAGTGTATCGGCAGTTGCAGGCAAGAGGCGAAAGTACATATCAGCAGCTGGTAA